The Leishmania panamensis strain MHOM/PA/94/PSC-1 chromosome 32 sequence genome window below encodes:
- a CDS encoding hypothetical protein (TriTrypDB/GeneDB-style sysID: LpmP.32.3780), which yields MDSAAYAANGSQGSVSSPSATALPVVHVRATDMHQHVNPYSAYESNYRMRHVAAHSSHVDASVSGAHSSDNGTAAETSGLQHSGTMQPPEEALSVSAEVSALTAPENESQLNEPAQPALQEVTPAPGATVTSAPAIHPVLHLIAHQALQEQKEGEVDGEETERENAEEHGKPSSSDAFVEEKLLHLTERLNEAEAQLAVAMAEKEAAEQVWSPSYSRLKTSRMYVTELKSRVQSAASLYLLQRYERETLQQAHVGVAMESMSLQLVLRDVRARLEDEPGSSLAGGDQQATENQRLVQQLRAVLSAPAAASQSNAARSRQS from the coding sequence atggacTCTGCGGCGTATGCAGCAAACGGGTCGCAAGGGTCGGTGTCATCTCCGTCGGCTACAGCTTTGCCAgtcgtgcacgtgcgtgcgaCGGACATGCACCAGCACGTCAATCCGTACTCCGCCTATGAGTCTAACTACAGAATGAGGCACGTCGCGGCTCACTCATCTCATGTCGATGCTTCTGTCAGCGGTGCCCATTCGTCCGATAACGGGACTGCAGCCGAGACGAGTGGCCTGCAGCACAGTGGCACTATGCAGCCCCCTGAAGAGGCATTGTCTGTATCAGCTGAGGTATCTGCACTCACCGCTCCTGAAAATGAGTCTCAGCTGAACGAACCCGCGCAGCCTGCGTTGCAGGAGGTGACTCCAGCGCCAGGAGCCACAGTTACCTCTGCCCCAGCGATTCACCCAGTACTGCATCTCATCGCACACCAAGCTCTGCAGGAGCAAAAGGAAGGTGAGGTAGATGGGGAAGAGACTGAGCGCGAGAACGCGGAGGAGCACGGGAAGCCGTCTTCATCGGACGCCTTTGTGGAGGAAAAGCTGCTCCATCTCACAGAGCGGTTAAacgaggcagaggcacagcTCGCCGTGGCTatggcggagaaggaggcggcagagcaGGTGTGGTCTCCGTCCTACAGCCGTCTCAAGACAAGCAGGATGTACGTCACGGAGCTCAAGAGTCGGGTACAAAGTGCTGCCTCCCTCTACTTGCTTCAGCGATATGAGCGTGAGACTCTCCAGCAGGCGCACGTTGGCGTGGCGATGGAGTCTATGAGCttgcagctggtgctgcgcgacgtgCGAGCACGACTGGAAGATGAGCCAGGTAGCTCACTCGCAGGCGGCGATCAGCAGGCGACGGAGAACCAGAGGCTCGTTCAGCAGCTGAGGGCTGTTCTGTCGGCTCCTGCGGCTGCAAGCCAGAGCAATGCGGCACGCAGCCGTCAAAGCTGA
- a CDS encoding hypothetical protein (TriTrypDB/GeneDB-style sysID: LpmP.32.3790) — MPPFRKGQAHVRRLYSAPDTSSELIATCDKTYVPFLAYTASTNSAVVVAEDGTTTPRVQLPFPAIDLAWCPFKKGTENAAYATACHSQPIQIWDLEDAELRASYAATNDSGCHTHAHALCWFKAPTHQHWIAGGYGGYEDATQVRVFDIMAEGSQPIWTYGDRRSKGMVSAMQDCRWQGTAPLLAVGNYNAPSVHLIDCRKRCPAAQLHGLKRGVRVIRSGMEGVDPYCVYAGGSQGDSRIACWDVRKPCVPLFTLCRPIHTQQVFEFDLLSLSPAAVSAASAAGCSRGLVSTCSTGGVLLYRWRAGEVPVEGAEVAIGASVGPTSGLAIVGPDTVVVSTGTRKYDICSVAPKARPGNLAQRSPCRDNEHGEGNSPPRVLGHRRQRSPMQDDSDEESSTAERELFSGSEATNIAVLSLAQPPTWS; from the coding sequence ATGCCGCCGTTTCGGAAGGGGCAGGCGCATGTGCGCCGACTCTACAGCGCCCCTGACACCAGTAGCGAGCTCATTGCCACCTGTGACAAGACCTATGTACCCTTTTTAGCTTACACAGCCTCGACCAactctgctgtggtggtcgcAGAGGACGGCACGACGACGCCACGAGTACAGCTTCCTTTCCCAGCCATCGATCTTGCGTGGTGTCCCTTCAAGAAGGGCACCGAGAATGCGGCCTACGCGACAGCGTGCCACAGTCAGCCGATCCAAATATGGGACCTCGAAGACGCCGAGCTGCGCGCCTCGTACGCTGCTACCAATGACAGCGGTTGCCACACTCACGCGCATGCACTGTGCTGGTTCAAGGCGCCCACCCACCAGCACTGGATCGCTGGCGGCTACGGCGGCTATGAGGACGCCACtcaggtgcgtgtgttcgaCATTATGGCTGAGGGCAGTCAGCCCATCTGGACTTACGGTGACAGGCGTAGTAAAGGGATGGTGTCTGCCATGCAGGACTGCCGGTGGCAGGgcacagcaccgctgctggccgTGGGGAACTACAATGCGCCCTCAGTTCATCTCATCGACTGTCGTAAGCGATGCCCAGCGGCCCAGTTACATGGACTTAAGCGGGGCGTGCGGGTGATACGAAGCGGGATGGAAGGCGTCGACCCATACTGTGTCTACGCAGGAGGAAGTCAAGGAGACAGTCGTATTGCGTGCTGGGATGTACGCAAGCCATGCGTGCCGCTCTTCACATTATGTAGGCCCATCCATACGCAGCAAGTCTTCGAGTTCGACCTACTGTCTTTGAGCCCTGCAGCTGTGTCTGCTGCCAGCGCAGCTGGTTGTTCGCGTGGCCTTGTGTCAACGTGCTCGACAGGAGGGGTTCTGTTGTACAGGTGGAGGGCCGGAGAGGTACCCGTTGAGGGGGCAGAGGTGGCCATTGGCGCCTCTGTGGGTCCAACAAGTGGTTTGGCAATTGTGGGGCCTGACACAGTCGTTGTGAGCACCGGCACCCGCAAGTACGACATTTGCAGCGTAGCACCCAAGGCGAGACCCGGCAACTTGGCTCAGCGGTCGCCATGCCGTGACAACGAACATGGCGAAGGTAATAGTCCGCCACGCGTTCTGGGCCACAGGCGCCAACGCTCACCGATGCAAGACGACTCGGACGAGGAATCGAGCACTGCAGAGCGAGAGCTTttcagcggcagcgaagctACAAACATTGCCGTTCTCTCGCTTGCGCAACCACCTACATGGAGCTAA
- a CDS encoding 3-hydroxyisobutyryl-coenzyme A hydrolase, putative (TriTrypDB/GeneDB-style sysID: LpmP.32.3800): MRSAVTCIKSPGAALCTDTATCRTITLSWPESLNAMSLPMVQDLHRLYITEPHPNEDAVYVVRGDGRRSFCAGGDLKALTGPDQGTHNPLFYRLEYEVDSHIATMRRTQVAMWAGHVLGSGVGVSVHSRYRVACETTRFAMPETQIGGANDVATSWVFSSLPVRGLGAYLAITGNALHGADVFHAGLATHYIPVEKFDAVEAALAALPSSEGVAACLRGFSADVAVPPFTLAESAPVLAKMFGAITASTRVRDIMDALRADGGAFAASALAVMERNSPLGMTLALENMKRQHAAGCTSVMDSFRGDYAAIQSSIFVAELAKGVEALFVTKEKRPQWKVGSVDEINVELVRKQFELTEGSLTL; the protein is encoded by the coding sequence ATGCGCAGTGCGGTCACTTGCATCAAGAGCCCGGGTGCGGCTCTCTGCACGGACACTGCCACCTGCCGCACCATCACGTTGAGCTGGCCCGAGTCGCTGAACGCCATGTCCCTGCCGATGGTGCAGGACCTGCATCGCCTGTACATCACGGAGCCGCATCCCAACGAGGATGCCGTGTACGTTGTGCGCGGTGacgggcggcgcagcttctgtgctggcggcgacCTGAAGGCCCTCACGGGGCCCGACCAAGGCACGCACAACCCGCTGTTCTACCGCCTGGAGTACGAGGTGGACTCGCACATTGCGACGATGCGGCGCACGCAGGTGGCGATGTGGGCGGGGCACGTGCTGGGGagcggcgtcggcgtgtCGGTGCACAGCCGCTACCGCGTTGCGTGCGAGACGACGCGGTTCGCGATGCCGGAGACGCAGATCGGCGGCGCGAACGACGTTGCGACGAGCTGGGTGTTCTCGTCGCTGCCTGTGCGCGGGCTTGGCGCGTACCTCGCGATCACGGGCAACGCGCTGCACGGCGCGGACGTGTTCCACGCGGGCCTGGCGACCCACTACATCCCTGTGGAGAAGTTCGACGCTGTGGAGGCTGCcctggctgcgctgccgtcgtcggaGGGCGTTGCGGCGTGCCTGCGCGGGTTCAGCGCGGACGTCGCTGTGCCGCCGTTCACGCTAGCGGAGAGCGCGCCTGTGCTGGCGAAGATGTTTGGCGCGATCACCGCCTCGACGCGCGTGCGGGACATCATGGACGCGCTGCGCGCGGACGGCGGCGCGTTTGCTGCGAGCgcgctggcggtgatggagcgCAACTCGCCGCTGGGCATGACGCTTGCGCTGGAGAACAtgaagcggcagcacgcgGCCGGGTGCACCAGCGTGATGGACAGCTTCCGTGGCGACTATGCGGCGATCCAGTCGTCCATCTTTGTGGCCGAGCTGGCGAAGGGCGTGGAGGCGCTGTTTGTCACGAAGGAGAAGCGTCCGCAGTGGAAGGTAGGGTCCGTGGACGAAATCAATGTGGAGCTTGTGCGGAAGCAGTTCGAGCTCACGGAGGGCAGTCTGACCTTATAG